Genomic segment of Malania oleifera isolate guangnan ecotype guangnan chromosome 7, ASM2987363v1, whole genome shotgun sequence:
CCAAGAGGGATTTCTCCTCTAAGGGAAGCTGCCATAGCGAGTTAGCTGTAGGAGAAGTGGTAGACAACAATTTACGAAGATCCAAACTGCCCTCTTCCTTAGACCTACAAACCACCTACTACTGGTCAACCAAATGATCCTTCTTCTCCGTAAAGTTAGAGACAATGGGAATCTCTCCTTGACTCTCTTATTACTCCTAGCTACCCAATAGGGACTCTCGAAATGGGTAGGAGATAAAGAGGCATATTTCACCCCTGGAGATAAAGAGGCATATTAGAGAGACATGTGAAAGTGAAgtagttatcccaagaggggagggggtgaattgggttattaaaattttaattcctCTTATGGATTCTTGAATTACTTGTTTTATCAAACACACAGCTTTTCTAATTCAATCAATTCACAAACCAaaactaaaagtttaaaacacaccacaagttaaaaaaaaaacttatccaaacaatcaatcaattaataattcaaatcaaccacaatttgcTGCACTTGCAGAATTTCAACTTTTGAGAATTTTTGCTTTGTTAGCAGCCCTGTGAGTAATTGCAAGCCCTGTATTTGAATGAAATTATTTGctctctcttaattaagattttcgcaaacgattaaccaacgtactcccttttgggtttttgCAAAgtgttaatcaaaacgtactttctttttggtaagagtcttcttttaattTCAGTTTTGTTCTCTGCAGCTTGCACTTAGCATAAAACACAATACAATATATGAaggtgctgaaaataaagagtagagaaagaagaacaccgagatttttacgagttTCGGCTTATtctcagcctacgtccttgcctttgaccaataccaccaaaggattccactatgccgTTCCTTTCCGGGAGAAACAAACCTTTTATAAGCGATACTCCACGCTTAAACACTTCTTAAGTAAGCTAGAGTTGCAcctttccaagtgataccccacacttggtccaacgatccaacaacctggaattgtcAAAGAAACTACGAGAAACAATAGTTGACCTctgcgtacaataacactctcacatagagtaggttagtacaccaatcaacacaatatacttcaatgtaaattcaatataaagaaattgaagcttaATGAAATTCTATCACCAgattaatcttcctttgattgaaagattcacACTTTAATGCTCAATTTCGTGTGAGAtgatcagcaagaactcagttgAGTAAGCAGTAAGATGTGGGCAAGAAAGCCTTTGAGAGTATtagattgctgaaaatatttcttggtgaTTAAAATCCTTGTCTTGgtggctatttatagagtttaaaaaagTTAATTTCTTGctctccaagtttacttggagtgttggtcAAGTTTACAAAAAGATTGGAGTCCAAGaaaccaatttttaaaatttttcagtgggtaattttaaaaatttgtggAATGGCAGTCACCTGTCATGATTGATCAGGCGCCTCAGTTAAAATTGAAAGACTAAatgctggcagtcgcctgtcaaaacACTGGTAGTCGCCTCAGAGCACAAGGCAGGCACCTTCTGTCTACCAGTtcttaaaaaacacaaaaatggtTAGTCGCCTGGGAATGTTGGGCAGGCGTCGGAGCTTTCAAAAATATTGTTTTTTAAGATTCGACTTTGAAACTCGTTTCATTTGAGACTTTCATTATTTAtaactttggaaatcatatttcaaggtctttaaaaatagtttcataagattttaatttgaccttaaagagcttcaatactttttatattgatttttacttgaagtacttacataagacttccttgagacttttgacattctaagcacttaagtctccATGCTTGTCTTTGAGTTCTCTTGcttgctctcataatcttcaagctttattaggacatctttgaatccatgcctcgactctttaagcttcattttttcatctttctttgaagtataagctttgaatgatccttatgCGCATTTGACCTTGTAGTCATAtatttgagtcctgaaatatcatcatttaaccaaatatgttaagttcctcttgtttgttatcatcaaaacaagattttaagccttgtaaggccaacaatctcctcctttttgatgatgacaaataaggagcaaaaaattgagtaagtcttaaaaagactcccccttacaataagtatcAACTTAACAATATATGCAATATCAGGATCAAGtttaatattaatttcaatatcatgctcatgtatcaaaatcacatcattcaagatatcatgctcaatttttgccctaAAATTTCTCctctttttgacatcaataaaaaagagtaatatATCAAGAAAAaagtataaatactaaggcaataaattgtatatcataatattcaaaaatctccataaatcatgatttcatagcttaacaaatctaactccccctgaatgaagtATATTTCATAATCAATAAATTCAGACTTTCATTCATGAattataaactatgtattcatgaaggagtcaagattaccaatcatgcttttaaatttatcatgccatgctcaaatattattttatttcatgtaagtgctcatggataccaatatcacaacaacatcatcaatatcatatcatgcttatGAATATAAATAAGCTGTCAcgctcaagtatcaattaacatactcatggatgccaatatatttcatagataccaatagtaATATCATATCATGAGCTTCTTATGGATGTCAATTTATGTTCATAGATGAATTCAACTCTctcttcccctttttgacattaataaagaaggttatcaataagcatatgtaTTCTAATGCAAGCACAAGATAAATAAGCCTTGGACAATTCATTcattgattgtggccaacaatattattttgtTTCAATATGATAACTATCAACAAGCTCAGAAACTCATCCTTATCCCCTATTTCAATATGTCTAATATCGTtgtattatgaaatgattttccatagatttgatcaaGGAGAGTTTTCTTTTTGAGTCAGCCATATGCTATGAGCATAAAACAAGTTCATGGCACCTACAATACTTTTAATcagttgtatttcatatttttcacttATGAGCTTCGTTAGTGATTGATTTTCTTATtctcaagtatgtgcaaataatattatatgttatgctaaaaaaattttaaccttaAGTACTTATAACAGTTCGACTAAGGTTATGCTTTTTCATCCCTTTAATTATAGCTGAAATATTCACCATGATATGCGTAGTTAATATAGATTTTCAGATTATGCATAAAATCTTTAAGCATGTCTATTATTAGAGCACATTtataattatcactttatttcttttaggATCGGCTTACTTAAATTCTATATTTTGTTGAGTCATTACTAATCCATTTCACTTCAGCATAATTTTAGCGTTTGTAACTCCTAATAAGAGAATACTTATGCCTAAAATCTAtgatttatgaactagtctttcatcttggtacccatacttttttgggtccggatggtttaacaagtgatgtttcttttactttccaaacttgtttaattttcacatctttcttttttaatggacatttaaactttatatgtcccttcttcttacatacgaaacatatagtgtgagtataggcatttgaggaggtgctagcataatctttggaggcttttgtaaagtacccttatagaggttctttttccttgtattttcaactccattaaacccTATGCCTTTTTtgttcaaagacattctttgtgcaccaatcattctatcaaaattttcttttcctttaatgaagttgtagattattttaGTTTGATCTTCAATTTGTCTCTTAAGATAATAGATTTCTGAATCTTGTAtgtttttgcccttttcttgcaTCTTTACTTGATCTTGAGACATCTTATTGATTTTGCTTTCCAATTCAGAAATATGTCTTTTTCTTTATCcatggaagttttggactttagaaCTTCTAGTTCTTTGAttaccttttcattcttgctttctaatctatggatttttaactctttttcactttcagcaagttttaaagattctagctctttcattacTCCTTCGTTCTTGTTTTTCAATAATGTGtatcatttagtcacattaactagaattttatgtaccttgaatagatcattttgaagttcttcataagagggCATACTCTTatcattggattcttctgctGAATCATCACAAGGACTATTAAAAGacttggatgaggagctttcctcatcgtcccatgccatatagcaagcgacctcttagtcacttgattcattatcagaATTACTTGTATTCAAGTTATtccaagtagttgctttcattgcctttttctttttctttttggaatctttcttaagttttggacaattcGGTTTTAGGTGTCCTACTTTCTTACAAATATAGCATGTAGGTGGtcttttctttgtttctttcttattagtttcttcctcatctgattttgagttctggatttttcttttgaatttattcttccttcttagtattcttgcaagtttcttggatatgaaggctatttcatctatatccatctcttcttcatcgtCGTCACTAGAGTTTTATTTTGAAGCTTTAAAAACAattgattcttgagctttagattttccacttctttcattcatagacatctcatatgtgagaagggatcctatgagttcatctagtgaggtgtttttaagatttcttccttccgttataacTGTGGCTTTTGTTTctcatattggaggaagtcctctaaggattttacggatcatctcataagtagagtatgTTTTTCTTaaggcatttaaagaatttattatgtgtgtgaacctaatgtacatattagtgatggtttcatccgggttcattttgaaagcttcatactcgcttgtgagcatgtcaattctactatctctaacatctattgtaCCTTCATAaattacttctagcttatcccatatttctttggctgatttacatgccatgaccctattaatttcatttatatcaagagcacaatataatgcattcatagtacttgagtttacttgtaacatcttatggtcattgtcggtcatgttttttttttctttgggtgcttcttttccatctacaggttttgtaggaattaagtcaccatgcgTGACAACCTtacaagccttccaatccattgtttgaagataaattctcatacGTTATTTTCAAAATgcataatttaaaccacaaaagatgggagacctagttgaggattgaccctctccaaagggagttactcctatatgtgccatttAGATTTTTATATAGCTATTAATTAAGATTTGTTAGAAttccgctttgataccaattgaaagtgaagtagttatcccgagaagggggggggggggggggggcgggggggaattgggttattaaaattttagttcttCTTATGGATTCTTGAATTACTTGTTTTATCAAACACACAActtttttaattcaatcaattcacaaaccaaaactaaacacaccacaagttaaaaaaagaaaaacttatccaaacaatcaatcaattaataactCAAATTAACCAATCAAAaatacccaatcaaccacaatttgcagCGCTTGTGGAATTTCAGCTTTTGAGAATTTTTGCTTTGTTAGCAGCCCTATGAGTAATTGCAAGCCCTGTATTTGAATGAAATTATTTGctttcttaattaagatttctgcaaatgattaaccaacgtactcccttttgggtttccgtaaagtgttaatcaaaacgtacttttttTATATTGGGAGTCTTCTTTTAATTTCAGTTTTGTTCTCTGCTACTTGCACGTAGCATACAACACAATACAATATATAAaggtgctgaaaataaagagtagagaaagaagaacactgagatttttacgaggttcggcttatccccagcctacgtctttgcctttgaccaataccaccaaaggattccactatgccgTTCCTTTTTGGGCGGAACAAGCctattacaagcgataccccacgcttaaacactccttaaataggctagagttgcacctctccaagtgataccccacactcagtccaacgatccaacagcttggaatcgtcaaagaaactACAAGAAACAATAGGTAACCTCTGCGTACAATGACACTTTCACATAGAGCAGGTTAGTATAACaatcagcacaatatacttcaatataaattcaatataaagaaattgaagctcaatgaaattCTATCACCAgattaatcttcctttgattgaaagattcagactttaaatCTCAATTTTGTGTGAGAtgatcagcaagaactcagttgAGTAAGCAGTAAGATGTGTGCAAGAAAGCCTTTGAGAGTTAAAAGCACTTGAGAGTATTagattgttgaaaatattttttggtaaTTAAAATTCTtgtcttgggggctatttatagagtaaAAGTTAATTacttgctccccaagtttacttggaatgTTAGTCAAGTTTACAAAAagattggagcccaagaaaccaatttttaaaattttcgcatgggcaattttaaaaatttgttgagtggcagttgcctgtcacGATTGGTCAGGTGCCTGTCTCAGTTAAAATTGAAAGACAGAACACTGGCAATCGCCTTAGAGCACAAGGTAGGCGCctgtcaggctaccatcaagcgCCTGACACGTTTCTGTTTGCCAGTtcttaaaaaacacaaaaatggtCAGTTGCTTGAGAATGTTGGGCAGGCCCTTGagctttcaaaaatatttgttttttaagatttgactttgaaaactcgtttcatttgagaccttcattatttataactttggaaatcatatttcaaggtctttaaaaatggtttattaagattttaatttgtccttaaagagcttcaatactttttatattgatttttacttgaagtacttacataagacttccttaagacttttgacattctaagcacttaagtcttcatgtttgtttttctttgagctctcttgctttgtctttctttggctccatcttgccttcaagttttaatatacttttaagttttttagcaagtcctctttaacatctaTGCTtgcataatcttcaagctttattaggacatctttgaatccatgccttgactctttaagcttaattttttcatctttctttgaagcataaactttgaatgatccttatgagcatttgaccttgtagTCATATATTTGATTCCTGAAAtattatcacttaaccaaatatgttaagttcctcttgtttgctatcattaaaacaagattctaagccttgtaagACTAACAACATGCCTAAATAAGTGTAAGATGAACACTTGGAGAATAAAGGAGCACTTTTCCTCTCATCAAGCTGTTTAGACACCTTCTTCACACCTGGAGATAAGGAGGCATATTAGGGAGACAGGCCTAAATAAGTGTAAGATAAACACTTGGAGAATAAAGGAGCACTTTTCCTCTCATCAAGCTGTTTAGACACCTTCTTCACACCTTGAGCCCAACAGGCCAAGGATTATGGCCCGTAGGAAGCCCAAAATAAGTCAAAGGCCAATCTAAAATTGCACACCCCAACTAAAGAGGCAATATATCACACCCAGCTGTTCACTCTTAACCAAATCTGTTTTTAAGCCTGAAACCCTCTTGAATACATCCAAAAAAGAGCCCTTATGATATTCCAAGGAAAAAAATCATGTCATTAGTTTGAAGATGAGACAGTGTTACCCCTGCATTCCCTCTCCTATCCCTCTCTCAAAAAACCTTTATCCACTTCCCCATCTATCAATCAGCTCAAATAACAACCATGAGAACAAACATGAAAGGAGAAAGTAGATCCCGTTGTCTAACATGTTTTGAAGCCCTAAACATGACTTGTGTTCTCCATTGATGATGATTAAAGAAAAAGCATTAGACAAGCATCTCATCCATGCTCACCATCTCTCCCTAGAACCCTTTACTAGCGATAACCTTGTAACGGAAATTCCAACTAACACGATCAtaaaccttttcaaaatccagTGTAAACAAAATCCCCTCTTTCCTTCTACTCACGTCCTCTGCAACCTTGATTTGAGCCTGAGAAATAGTCTcctatcacaaaactcagcataTCCCTGAGTACTTTAGCTATAATCTTAGACACACTAGTGAGTTTGGCAGCACTTATGGCACTTATCGCTTAAAATAAGTGCTATGTAAAATGTGGTGTTTTTGGCATGTTTTCAAATACGTTCTTTTTTAAAGAAGTGCTGAAAAACGGCAGTTTTCAAAGTGAATTTGCGAAGCTATCTGGGATTGTTTATTTTGAGCACTTATATTAAGTGCCACTAAAGAGAGGCGGTGGCAATTCAGCAATTTAAAAAATCTACATGCCCATTCTCATCCCTTCTCCCTCCCTTTCCCTCTCCTCTCTTCCTGACTGTGTGCAGGAATGCTGTCTGCCCCCGACCAcactccctccctccctcccttgCCTGTGCCTTGCCACCAGTCTCCGATGCCCATCCTGCACGTACCCCGCCAGAAACCCCCCTCCAATTGCACCATTGCTGCCTCTAAGCCTGCAAAGAACGGTTCTGTTGTTGTTGACGATGCTGTTGTTGTCCTCCAACAAAACATCGGCAATGATCGGGAAGATGGTGCTGGTGTCTGGTGGAGGGTCCATCTTGTCAAGGATACAAACATCTGCCGATACTGTGGCATTGGGCATTGGGGTAGTGAAGCAGAAAGGATGAAGTTGCAAAGTTGTTAtatgatttgttttttttttcccgttTGTAAGTCTGGATGGTATTGTTAAAAACCAAAATTTAACCCAAGATGATGATTTTGAGGTGCTGTTTAAGTTTgagtatgattttttttaaaggaaaaaaaaattaataattttggtAACAACTGGTTAtacagaaattaataataatattactgtTGGTAGGAATTGGTTTAGCTAGAAAATATGTAAAATGTTATTAAGAATATTAATTAGAAAACCTTAATtaaaatgataatttatttaataatattattaacataATTTAACAATCATATTTAATATTAACATAATTTAACGatcatattttgttttattaGATAATATATGTTAATTCTatgttaaaatataataatattattcatATGATAATATTGTAAATTCATAGGCACTTATAATCAAAGTCAATACGCAAACACCACTTACTTAATTGGCACTTATATTCAACACTTTTTTGGATACAACCAAACTAGTGAATTTCAGCACTTTATTAGTTCAACACTTATAAAATTCAGCACTTTTTTAAAGTACTTTATCATAAGTGGTTCCAAACGTTAACATATTGATAGGCCAAAAATCAGAAACCTTAATCTATCGACTCTTCATGCCTTTACCTACAATCCCATTAaaataaaactcacaaaatatcTTCATTAAACCTTTCCTAATCACATCCCAACAATCTTGTAAGAAGGCCTATTAAAACTATTTGGACTCTGAGCCTTATCCTTTACTACTCCAAACACCACCGCCCTCACTTCACTCACCACAAAGATCCTGTCCAAGCAAatcaatatatattataaatttcTTTAGACAGAAAAATTAGATATTCTGATGCTATCTTTTTGATCCATCACTAGTTGCTCAAGTTTttaaatttgcatttttcctgtTTTATTCCTGTGTTTGTGGAGTGTGTAGTCTCTCCGCGTCTTTCTCATCTGCATTATGGTGTTTCAGGGTGCAACCATTGTTGATATGTCTGTCGGTATAGCTCTGGCACCAGAATACAAGCTGCCAGCTACTGCTTCAGTATCACCAGTTGTAAGATCATCCTTATCAAGCCATTTCTAATTTCGgttacaaaatgattttttttttttacacaactTATCTGTTCAATTTCAGGAAACAGAGAACAAAAATGCAGTGGCTGCTGAATCTGCTGTCCAGAAGGCAGAGGATGTGGTAAGCAGCATGCTGGCAAAGGGCTTCATTTTGGGCAAGGATGCACTCAATAAGGCAAAGGCCTTCGATGAGAAGCACCAGTTCACTTCCACTGCTACTGCCAAAGTTGCTTCTCTGGACCAGAAGATCGGTTTGACTGAGAAAATCAGTGCTGGAACAACTATTGTGAATGACAAAGTGAAGGAAATGGATCAGAAGTTCCAGGTTTCTGAAAAAACAAAGTCAGCTTTTGCAGCTGCTGAGCAGTCAGTCAGTAACGCTGGCTCTGCCATCATGAAGAACCGTTATGTGTTGACTGGGGCATCATGGGTTACTGGTGCATTCAGTAGAGTTACCAAGGCAGCTGGGGAAGTTGGACAGAAGACGAAGGAGAAGATGGCAGAGGAAGAACAGGAAAAGAAAATAGCCGAGGGCTATTCGCAGCTTCATGAGAATGATTCCCCAAAAGCTGCGACAAATGAGCAGCCCTCCAAACCAATGCCTGCACAAGGTTTGATCCTTTAATTTGCTAAAACTTGTGTAAATATTTTTCCAGAGAGTTTGGATCTCATCATCTTATATTTTGTCTGCTCTTTTCTGGTTGTTTTGGATGTAGTAAATTAGAGTAGGTTGTTATACCTTGGTTCATTACATTTGTAAGTCGGTACTTGAGCATATTTTGGCTGAAGTGTTTTTTGTCATACACATATATGGATGCCTGAGTCTTTACTTGGTTTATTTTGTAGATATTGCAGATATTTAACTCAACGGGTAAAAAAATGAAGATTTTTAGctaggaaggagagagagagagagagaagaaaaattcTCTCAGCCAATGTATTTGGTAGGGGGGTGGGGGTGGAAATGGAATAACAAGAATGTTTTGCTGTGTCACAATCCTACATTAAATTTGTACTGGGGAGATTTTATGTATATAAGGATGATTTCGGTTTCAACCATGCGAGGGCCTTTTATAGGATAGAACCAGAAGGCAAGTGGACGAAAGCGGACAATACTTTCACTGGAGTTGGATTGGATTGGTACGTTTGCTTAAGTAGCCATTTCTTCTGTTTTCCTTCCTCACCTCTGCCCTACCTACCATGGGCCATACATTTGGTTTGTTTGTGGATCACACTtgcaattttttttccataagGAGATGACATTTGGGTCCATTCCCCTAATTTCCACCCTCCACAATAAATAGGAACTAGTTTCAAAGCTAGCCTAGTTTGGATGGCCTATGGATCACAGAGGCTTTTCTGTTTCCAGTGCTGGGGATGAAATAAGACACTTCTGAATCTTTAGTTTGTGGTCTGGTCCGAATGCTGCTGGATTGTGGCTGTATTCCTGCATGTGCTTAAGGGTTTTGCGGGGATAGAAATTCCATGTCTTAAGCAAGTGTCTATTTTGCTGCCAAATTCTGGAGAAAGTTTGTCTTGAAGGCCTTGGTTTCAtatttgtttcaatcttttatctGCCTTTGGACATTCGGCTTAGGTATTCTAGCAAATTTTCACTTGGGGCGTGTTTGATTTGTAGAGAGAATTAAATAGAGAGCATGGTAGAAAGTGTGACTAATTTtatattactttattttattttactgtATCAATACCTCTGTTGATTGTGTGTTGAAAATTTTCCATACaaggaattttagaaaagataaAAAGTTTTCGAGACATTAGTAGAAACCAGCTAGTCTTTCCTCTATGTGAAAGTTGGTTTTAGGAGTACAAttttttggatttagatttgaatttaggCCAAAGACATCtgaggtttgataaaaagatatACTCCTACCCTAAGATTTTATAAGTGTCATATACCTCCCaggtttcaaaaatgttataTATCTTGCTTGAAGTTTGCGAAGGCAGATCTTTAGAAAATTTGTTTTCCTATAAAATACAAGGGcagatttatgttttttttacaAACCTTAGAAAAGgttcttcaaatttttgaaaccttaagggaCATTTTGTTAAATTTCACGAGATTAGTGACCTTTGCCACTGCTCAGGGTACACAAATTTTCAAAGCTT
This window contains:
- the LOC131159318 gene encoding binding partner of ACD11 1 isoform X3, translating into MCSENERSQVAYVSFKDPQGAETAVLLSGATIVDMSVGIALAPEYKLPATASVSPVETENKNAVAAESAVQKAEDVVSSMLAKGFILGKDALNKAKAFDEKHQFTSTATAKVASLDQKIGLTEKISAGTTIVNDKVKEMDQKFQVSEKTKSAFAAAEQSVSNAGSAIMKNRYVLTGASWVTGAFSRVTKAAGEVGQKTKEKMAEEEQEKKIAEGYSQLHENDSPKAATNEQPSKPMPAQGLIL
- the LOC131159318 gene encoding binding partner of ACD11 1 isoform X2, producing MSIKTVKVSNVSLGASEQDIKEFFSFSGDIEYVEMCSENERSQVAYVSFKDPQGAETAVLLSGATIVDMSVGIALAPEYKLPATASVSPVETENKNAVAAESAVQKAEDVVSSMLAKGFILGKDALNKAKAFDEKHQFTSTATAKVASLDQKIGLTEKISAGTTIVNDKVKEMDQKFQVSEKTKSAFAAAEQSVSNAGSAIMKNRYVLTGASWVTGAFSRVTKAAGEVGQKTKEKMAEEEQEKKIAEGYSQLHENDSPKAATNEQPSKPMPAQGLIL
- the LOC131159318 gene encoding binding partner of ACD11 1 isoform X1; the encoded protein is MCCLVWGCGQIKTVKVSNVSLGASEQDIKEFFSFSGDIEYVEMCSENERSQVAYVSFKDPQGAETAVLLSGATIVDMSVGIALAPEYKLPATASVSPVETENKNAVAAESAVQKAEDVVSSMLAKGFILGKDALNKAKAFDEKHQFTSTATAKVASLDQKIGLTEKISAGTTIVNDKVKEMDQKFQVSEKTKSAFAAAEQSVSNAGSAIMKNRYVLTGASWVTGAFSRVTKAAGEVGQKTKEKMAEEEQEKKIAEGYSQLHENDSPKAATNEQPSKPMPAQGLIL